The Daucus carota subsp. sativus chromosome 2, DH1 v3.0, whole genome shotgun sequence genome includes a window with the following:
- the LOC108206026 gene encoding small polypeptide DEVIL 4-like yields the protein MMSMGGSKRRMASKGLGGVLKQQRARIYIIKRCVVMLLCWHE from the coding sequence ATGATGAGCATGGGAGGATCAAAGAGAAGGATGGCAAGTAAAGGGCTTGGAGGAGTCCTCAAACAACAAAGGGCCAGGATTTATATCATTAAAAGATGTGTAGTCATGCTTCTTTGCTGGCATGAATGA
- the LOC108206025 gene encoding transcription factor bHLH30, whose amino-acid sequence MQQQNMSDAYFQAAAGSNMMFPEVMPWNLPHAGFNPVHFQTNPMIDHDPFLLPPQPPSQYGGAAMFNRRSYGNYDGSSSDHLRFLSDTVLGQMVHQPCSVPFGLQAELGKLSAQEIMDAKALAASKSHSEAERRRRERINNHLAKLRSLLPSTTKTDKASLLAEVIQHVKELKRQTSIIAESSPVPTESDELSVENEADEDGRFVIKASICCQDRNDLLPDLIKTLKAMRLRTLKAEITTLGGRVKNVLFITADDQKSSCDVDEQMQPHEYSISSIQEALKAVMEKSSGDESSPGTVKRQRTNINII is encoded by the exons ATGCAGCAACAAAACATGAGCGACGCCTATTTCCAAGCTGCTGCCGGGAGCAACATGATGTTTCCAGAAGTGATGCCCTGGAACCTCCCTCACGCGGGTTTTAACCCGGTTCATTTCCAAACCAACCCTATGATCGATCACGACCCGTTTCTCCTCCCTCCACAGCCGCCATCCCAATACGGAGGAGCTGCCATGTTTAACAGAAGATCCTACGGCAATTACGATGGCTCGTCTTCGGATCATCTTAGGTTTTTATCCGACACGGTTCTTGGACAAATGGTCCATCAACCGTGTTCGGTCCCGTTCGGGCTCCAGGCCGAGCTGGGGAAGCTGAGTGCTCAGGAGATTATGGACGCCAAGGCCCTTGCGGCTTCCAAGAGTCATAGTGAAGCTGAAAGGAGACGCAGGGAGAGAATTAATAATCACCTTGCTAAGCTGCGCAGTCTGCTACCCAGCACAACCAAA ACGGACAAGGCTTCATTGCTAGCCGAAGTGATACAACATGTGAAGGAGCTGAAGCGACAAACATCTATCATAGCTGAATCAAGCCCCGTTCCAACCGAGAGTGACGAATTATCGGTAGAAAATGAGGCGGACGAGGATGGCAGATTTGTGATCAAAGCTTCCATATGCTGCCAGGACAGAAATGACCTTTTGCCTGATCTCATTAAGACTCTGAAAGCAATGAGATTAAGAACACTTAAAGCCGAGATTACTACACTGGGGGGTCGAGTGAAGAATGTTCTGTTTATCACGGCAGATGATCAGAAATCGAGCTGCGACGTGGATGAGCAGATGCAACCACATGAGTATTCCATAAGCTCCATACAAGAAGCACTTAAAGCTGTCATGGAGAAATCGAGTGGTGATGAGTCTTCTCCTGGGACTGTTAAGAGACAAAGGaccaatattaatatcatataa
- the LOC108206470 gene encoding probable transmembrane ascorbate ferrireductase 4, which yields MAKVATILPPSRLSLVLLARLSALLVALLALTWGFYFQTSFLHHHRPSSQQDLIYAVLHPLLMVIGFIVISGEAILVHRWLPGSRNLKKTVHLCLQGVALASGIFGIWTRFRGEKGVVANFYSLHSWMGILCISLFGAQWVIGFLSFWHKVEMRTIRARVLPWHVFLGLYTYGLAVATAETGLLEKLTFLQANGRVMKRCTESTVVNCLGIGLVLLSGVVILAAVSPKQRNLQIAYSNGKCLTS from the exons ATGGCTAAAGTGGCTACAATATTACCACCTTCACGGCTCTCACTTGTGCTTCTTGCAAGACTCTCAGCTCTACTAGTTGCTCTTCTTGCACTCACTTGGGGTTTTTATTTTCAGACTAGCTTTCTTCATCATCACCGCCCTTCTTCTCAGCAAGACCTCATCTATGCT GTGCTTCATCCTTTACTTATGGTTATTGGTTTTATTGTCATCAGTGGAGAAG CAATTTTAGTGCATAGATGGCTGCCGGGTTCAAGGAATTTGAAGAAAACAGTGCATTTGTGTCTCCAAGGGGTGGCTTTGGCTTCTGGAATCTTTGGGATTTGGACGAGATTTCGAGGGGAAAAGGGAGTTGTGGCTAATTTCTATAGTTTGCATTCATGGATGGGTATACTCTGCATTTCATTGTTCGGAGCTCAG TGGGTAATCGGGTTTTTGAGCTTTTGGCACAAAGTTGAAATGCGGACAATAAGAGCACGTGTATTGCCTTGGCACGTCTTCCTTGGTCTCTACACGTATGGTCTGGCAGTAGCAACCGCTGAGACAGGGCTTCTTGAGAAGCTGACCTTTTTGCAAGCAAATGGACGTGTAATGAAGCGTTGCACTGAGTCCACAGTTGTTAACTGTTTAGGAATTGGTTTGGTTCTTCTTAGCGGTGTTGTGATCTTAGCAGCAGTTTCTCCAAAGCAGCGCAATCTGCAGATTGCTTATTCAAATGGCAAGTGTTTGACTTCTTAA
- the LOC108205673 gene encoding uncharacterized protein LOC108205673: MSTLAAARADNFYYPPEWTPDQGSLNKFNGQHALRERARKLDQGILIIRFEMPYNIWCGGCNSMIAKGVRFNAEKKQVGNYYSTKIWSFTMKAACCRHEIVIQTDPKNCQYVIISGAQQKVEEYDNEDAETLALPVDEEKGKLSDPFYRLEHQENDIKKKKEAEPVLVRLQRVSDARHADDYALNKVLRSKLRNQKKRVAEEEAASRKMGLNFRLLPPSEADTAAASRVKFATKFHKNQKEKRALINSSSIFSSTSTSTAKQFELAGKRRKINASAASNLLVGGYKPSSWARSASSGKKRS, from the exons ATG TCTACACTTGCAGCTGCTAGAGCGGACAATTTTTACTATCCACCAGAATGGACACCAGATCAG GGTTCTTTGAACAAGTTCAATGGCCAGCATGCCTTGAGGGAGAGAGCCAGGAAATTAGACCAGGGAATTTTAATTATAAG GTTCGAGATGCCTTACAATATCTGGTGCGGTGGGTGCAATTCCATGATTGCTAAGGGTGTAAGATTCAATGCAGAGAAAAAGCAAGTTGGAAACTATTATTCCACCAAG ATATGGAGCTTTACCATGAAGGCTGCATGCTGCAGACATGAGATTGTTATTCAGACCGATCCAAAGAATTGCCAGTATGTAATTATTAGTGGTGCACAACAGAAGGTTGAGGAGTATGACAACGAAGATGCTGAAACCTTGGCACTCCCGGTGGATGAAG aaaaaggTAAGCTGTCAGACCCCTTTTATCGTCTTGAGCACCAGGAAAATGatataaagaagaagaaagaagcgGAGCCTGTGCTTGTGCGCCTTCAGCGAGTATCTGATGCAAGGCATGCAGATGATTATGCTTTAAATAAAGTCCTCCGCTCCAAACTCAGG AATCAAAAGAAAAGGGTTGCTGAAGAAGAGGCAGCTTCCAGGAAAATGGGACTCAACTTTCGGTTACTCCCTCCCTCCGAAGCAGATACTGCCGCTGCATCACGTGTAAAATTTGCTACTAAGTTTCATAAGAACCAGAAGGAGAAACGAGCATTGATAAATTCTTCTTCAATATTTTCCAGTACATCTACGTCTACTGCAAAACAGTTTGAGTTGGCaggcaaaagaagaaaaataaatgcTTCTGCAGCATCCAACTTACTGGTTGGAGGATATAAGCCATCATCATGGGCAAGGAGTGCCTCTTCTGGCAAGAAGAGAAGTTAA
- the LOC108209672 gene encoding protein decapping 5 encodes MAAESSRSNSAADSYVGSLISLTSKSEIRYEGILYNINTDESSIGLRNVRSFGTEGRKKDGPQVMPSEKVYEYILFRGSDIKDLQVKSSPPVQPPMQTTTINSDPAIIQSHYTRPASTSSGLPPPVTGSLTDSLSQNVQPGQPGSTFQGAIPLYQPGGNMGSWGPSPSHPSANGSGLPMPMYWPGYYAPPNGLPQVHQQSLLRPPPGLAMPPAVQQPMQYPTFNPSLPTGASNMPGSNLPEFSLPLLPTSTNPLNSTNTSLPSSLPPAPAITLSLEALPSFMQNKATNSAIPLAPKGANFQSASLLTTSGTDVSTIAPPISNKSIASSTSQYSATSQPIPPILGISNSVQTETAPPSLVTPGQLLQSGQSAVSSALSSQIAHKDVEVVQVTPQKSSQLPVPAATEAQPPILSLPQQSRPVYKPNGVPHQARYNNYRGRERGRGSGSSRPVMKFNEEFDFMAMNEKFNKDEVWGYLGKGNKSNSKEKEGDEIAGEGDHFEEVDAELPKLDVKPVYSKDDFFDTLSSNATDNQSNNGRTKFSDQMKLDTETFGEFSRYRGGRGGRGPSRGGRFRGGYYGRGYGYSGRGRGRNMPSRDY; translated from the exons ATGGCTGCGGAGAGTTCTAGATCTAATTCGGCGGCCGATTCCTACGTGGGAAGTCTAATTAGCTTGACTTCCAAGAGTGAAATTCGATATGAAGGGATTTTGTATAACATCAATACTGATGAGTCTAGTATTGGACTGCGTAatg TGAGATCTTTTGGAACAGAAGGACGTAAGAAAGACGGTCCACAAGTCATGCCTAGTGAGAAAGTCTACGAGTACATACTATTCCGTGGAAGTGATATTAAG GACCTTCAGGTTAAATCATCTCCACCTGTTCAACCTCCAATGCAAACAACAACCATAAACAGTGATCCTGCCATTATTCAG TCTCATTATACTCGCCCAGCATCCACATCTTCAGGCTTACCCCCTCCTGTTACTGGGTCTTTGACAGACAGTCTTTCTCAAAATGTACAACCGGGACAACCTGGTTCAACTTTTCAAGGAGCTATCCCTTTGTACCAACCTGGAGGAAATATGGGATCTTGGGGTCCTTCGCCTTCACATCCAAGTGCAAATGGTAGTGGACTTCCGATGCCAATGTATTGGCCAGGTTACTATGCTCCACCAAATGGACTTCCTCAAGTCCACCAGCAATCTTTGCTTCGGCCACCACCCGGGCTGGCAATGCCACCTGCAGTGCAGCAGCCAATGCAGTACCCTACCTTTAATCCATCCTTGCCAACTGGAGCTTCAAATATGCCAGGTTCGAACCTGCCAGAGTTTTCATTGCCTTTGCTTCCTACAAGTACTAATCCACTCAATTCAACAAACACCTCTTTGCCTTCAAGTCTGCCTCCTGCTCCAGCTATAACATTGTCTTTGGAAGCATTACCTAGTTTTATGCAAAATAAGGCCACTAATTCTGCAATTCCTTTAGCGCCAAAGGGTGCTAACTTTCAGTCAGCATCCCTGTTAACCACTTCAGGTACAGATGTAAGTACCATTGCGCCTCCTATCTCTAACAAGTCTATTGCTAGCTCAACATCACAGTATTCAGCAACTTCTCAACCCATTCCCCCTATATTGGGAATATCAAATTCAGTGCAAACAGAGACAGCACCACCCTCACTTGTAACCCCTGGGCAGCTCTTGCAATCCGGACAAAGTGCAGTTTCATCTGCTTTATCATCACAAATAGCTCATAAAGATGTGGAAGTGGTTCAAGTAACCCCACAAAAATCTTCACAGCTACCAGTTCCAGCTGCCACAGAAGCTCAACCACCAATTTTGTCATTACCCCAACAATCTCGCCCTGTCTACAAG CCAAATGGAGTTCCTCATCAAGCTCGGTACAACAACTACAGAGGACGAGAAAGAGGAAGAGGATCAGGG AGTTCACGCCCGGTTATGAAATTCAATGAAGAATTTGACTTTATGGCAATGAATGAAAAGTTTAACAAGGATGAAGTTTGGGGATATCTTGGCAAAGGTAACAAATCCAATTCGAAGGAAAAGGAAGGGGATGAAATTGCCGGTGAAGGTGATCATTTTGAAGAAGTTGATGCTGAATTACCCAAGTTGGATGTCAAA CCTGTATACAGCAAGGATGACTTTTTTGATACTCTCTCTAGCAATGCAACTGATAATCAATCTAATAATGGAAGAACCAAGTTTTCTGACCAGATGAAGTTAGATACTGAG ACGTTTGGAGAATTCTCAAGGTATCGTGGTGGCAGGGGTGGTCGAGGTCCTAGTCGAGGTGGTCGTTTTAGAGGAGGTTATTATGGGAGAGGATATGGTTATTCTGGAAGGGGACGTGGTCGTAATATGCCCAGTCGTGATTACTGA
- the LOC108206468 gene encoding lectin-like, with the protein MESKRNNEGQVVVIPVFYNVDPSDVRHQIGTFRQAFQKHEERHGAELVRKWRNALTTASNLSGYDLQQDAHGNEGDLVQKVVAYVRQKLQPIIDKMYAVQLPADKLEIDHGNNSRKWNWFVDGNDRIPSWWTSRRLNNDNWGEGTEIAEVMKVYWLHIAGEYEENLLTPGWTYEVHFVVKLKQDLEMERTAKLILDAPNGTSQESRENLMGKPRDQWIEIKVGEFKAQNHGGKVEFSLYASEDDTIRKRGIYVLGAQIVPVFFPRINMYEYGR; encoded by the exons ATGGAAAGCAAGAGAAATAATGAGGGGCAGGTGGTGGTCATTCCTGTGTTTTACAATGTTGATCCATCGGATGTGCGCCACCAGATAGGAACCTTTAGACAAGCTTTTCAGAAACATGAAGAGCGTCATGGGGCCGAGTTGGTGAGGAAATGGAGAAATGCTCTCACCACAGCTTCTAATCTGTCCGGATACGATCTTCAGCAAGATGCACATGG GAACGAAGGAGATCTGGTCCAGAAAGTTGTGGCATATGTTCGTCAGAAACTACAGCCAATCATAGACAAA ATGTATGCTGTCCAGTTGCCTGCTGACAAGCTAGAAATAGATCACGGAAACAACTCAAGAAAGTGGAACTGGTTTGTTGACGGAAATGATAG AATTCCTTCATGGTGGACATCCAGAAGGCTAAACAATGATAATTGGGGAGAGGG AACGGAGATTGCTGAAGTGATGAAAGTGTATTGGCTACACATAGCCGGAGAGTATGAGGAAAATTTGCTGACACCAGGATGGACTTACGAGGTTCATTTTGTTGTGAAGCTAAAACAAGACTTGGAAATGGAACGTACAGCAAAGCTTATACTTGATGCTCCCAACGGGACCAGCCAAGAGAGCAGAGAGAATCTAATGGGGAAGCCAAGGGATCAGTGGATAGAGATTAAAGTAGGGGAATTCAAGGCTCAAAATCACGGGGGAAAGGTTGAATTTTCTCTCTACGCTAGTGAAGATGATACCATTCGTAAGAGAGGTATCTACGTCCTAGGTGCTCAGATTGTCCCGGTGTTCTTCCCTCGAATAAACATGTATGAGTATGGCCGCTAA